From the Solanum stenotomum isolate F172 chromosome 4, ASM1918654v1, whole genome shotgun sequence genome, one window contains:
- the LOC125862753 gene encoding uncharacterized protein LOC125862753, protein MNSQRSSTTNVALQTIISSASLLFMSVYLSLFLDHIGEETRLFFPELKRSMEMVQELKHGVSEDFFFYEYMSSSDESSDSDGYDTITHGGTSNDDDGSSNNDVENNNNNNERDDNDDNNNHNNNKNEKNNDDDKDEVDDDDQDEDEDEDEDADDQDCDDNDHEEDQEPKNKKQKLEKEKEIEGEKVDEDDKGKQT, encoded by the exons atgaaTTCCCAAAGGAGCTCCACCACCAATGTTGCGCTCCAAACGATAATTTCTTCGGCATCTCTGCTATTCATG aGTGTGTATCTGTCGTTGTTTTTAGACCATATTGGAGAAGAGACAAg GTTATTTTTTCCTGAGCTTAAAAGATCTATGGAGATGGTTCAAGAATTAAAGCATGGTGTTAGTGAAGATTTCTTCTTTTATGAATATATGTCTAGTAGTGATGAGAGTTCTGACAGTGATGGGTATGATACCATTACACATGGAGGAACGAGTAATGATGATGACGGATCTTCTAATAACGATGTAgagaataacaataataacaatgaacgtgatgataatgatgataataataatcataacaacaataagaatgaaaaaaataatgatgatgataagGATGAGGTTGACGATGATGATCaggatgaggatgaggatgaggacGAGGATGCGGACGATCAAGATTGTGATGACAATGACCATGAAGAAGATCAAGAACCAAAAAATAAGAAGCAGAAGTTGGAGAAGGAAAAGGAGATAGAGGGGGAGAAGGTGGATGAGGATGATAAGGGAAAGCAAACATAA